The following coding sequences are from one Deltaproteobacteria bacterium window:
- a CDS encoding LLM class flavin-dependent oxidoreductase, producing the protein MAAFEGKLSLQFVIHLANQYTVNQLVELAELAHRRGFERIWVNDNARYRSQVVVLSAIAARVPIGIGTAVLVPYLHHPIEVVDSLAALSELSEGREVGFGLARGDLAQTPQHVDVHKPIALVRELAVFVRRALAGESVSYGDFPVLCEYYHLNPAGKFKLAFTPKSPVVLYSGGNGPRSLRMGGQVMDGLISSGTFIPMLRAGRLKGMHEMIEAGARSVDPHKPLRKMVELNVSVSQDRDAAIEFPKRQVSHSILQWEALKFTPEEYARLGVERQKVLDLKDAFARGATVEEAAGMVTEKMVLDYYVAGRPEEVADQIVELAGQAQELGYDEIAFAKLGPDYEEA; encoded by the coding sequence ATGGCGGCATTCGAAGGAAAGCTCAGTCTCCAGTTCGTGATCCACCTGGCCAACCAGTACACGGTGAACCAGCTCGTGGAGCTTGCCGAGTTGGCTCATCGGCGCGGTTTCGAGCGCATTTGGGTCAACGACAACGCGCGCTACCGGAGCCAGGTAGTGGTGCTCTCCGCCATCGCGGCAAGGGTGCCCATCGGCATAGGCACCGCGGTCCTGGTGCCCTATCTCCACCATCCCATCGAGGTGGTGGACTCCCTGGCCGCCCTGTCGGAGTTGAGCGAAGGACGCGAGGTAGGCTTCGGGCTCGCCCGTGGCGATCTGGCGCAGACGCCGCAGCACGTGGACGTGCACAAGCCCATCGCGCTGGTCCGGGAGTTGGCCGTGTTCGTGCGGCGCGCGCTCGCCGGGGAGAGCGTGAGTTACGGCGACTTCCCGGTGCTGTGCGAGTACTATCACCTCAATCCCGCCGGCAAGTTCAAGCTGGCGTTCACGCCCAAGTCCCCGGTCGTGCTCTATTCGGGCGGCAACGGGCCCCGGTCGCTGCGCATGGGCGGCCAGGTGATGGACGGGCTCATCAGCTCGGGGACCTTCATCCCCATGCTGCGCGCGGGCCGTCTCAAGGGGATGCACGAGATGATCGAGGCGGGCGCCCGCAGCGTGGATCCGCACAAACCCCTGCGCAAGATGGTGGAGCTCAATGTATCCGTCTCGCAAGACCGTGACGCCGCCATCGAGTTCCCCAAGCGCCAGGTGTCCCATTCGATCCTGCAGTGGGAGGCTCTCAAGTTCACGCCGGAGGAATACGCCCGGCTCGGCGTGGAGCGGCAGAAGGTGCTCGACCTGAAAGACGCCTTCGCCCGGGGCGCCACCGTCGAGGAAGCGGCGGGGATGGTGACGGAGAAGATGGTGCTCGACTACTACGTCGCCGGACGCCCGGAGGAGGTGGCCGACCAGATCGTGGAGCTGGCCGGCCAGGCCCAGGAGCTGGGCTACGACGAGATCGCCTTCGCCAAGCTCGGCCCCGACTACGAGGAAGCCAT
- a CDS encoding LLM class flavin-dependent oxidoreductase yields the protein MTAFDGRLSLQFVTHLANHYSVNGFVELAALARERGFERIWLNDNARYRSQVVVLSAIAARVPIGVGTAVLVPYFHHPIEVVDSLAALSELSEGREVGFGLARGSITQTPQHVAMHRPLALVRELAVFVSRALAGERVAYGDFPVLCQHYRFNPAGRFELAFTPKSPVVIYSGGNGPRSLRMGGQVMDGLISSGTFIPMLRAGRLKGMLETAEAGARSVDRTKTLRKMVEVNVSVSRDRDAAMEFPKRQVAHSIPQWEGLRFTPAEYARLGVERQRVLDLKDAFAQGATIEEAAALVTEEMVLSYYVAGTPAEVADQVLELAGQAQEMGYDEIAFAKLGPDYEEAIEMLAESVMPRLKG from the coding sequence GTGACGGCTTTCGACGGCAGGCTCAGCCTTCAGTTCGTCACCCACCTGGCGAACCACTACTCGGTCAACGGATTCGTGGAGTTGGCCGCGCTGGCCCGTGAACGGGGGTTCGAACGGATCTGGCTCAATGACAACGCGCGTTACCGGAGTCAGGTGGTGGTGTTGTCCGCCATCGCCGCGCGCGTGCCCATCGGCGTGGGCACGGCGGTCCTCGTGCCTTATTTCCATCATCCCATCGAGGTCGTGGATTCGCTGGCGGCCCTGTCCGAGTTGAGCGAAGGGCGCGAGGTGGGCTTCGGGCTGGCACGCGGTTCCATCACCCAGACGCCGCAGCACGTGGCCATGCACAGGCCCCTGGCACTGGTCCGGGAACTGGCCGTGTTCGTGTCGCGGGCGCTGGCCGGGGAGCGCGTGGCCTATGGCGACTTCCCGGTGCTGTGCCAACACTACCGCTTCAATCCCGCCGGCAGGTTCGAGCTGGCGTTCACGCCCAAGTCACCCGTGGTGATCTATTCCGGCGGCAACGGCCCGCGGTCGTTGCGCATGGGCGGCCAGGTCATGGACGGCCTCATCAGTTCGGGGACCTTCATCCCCATGCTGCGCGCGGGGCGGCTCAAGGGAATGCTCGAGACGGCCGAGGCCGGGGCGCGAAGCGTCGATCGCACCAAGACTCTGCGCAAGATGGTGGAAGTCAACGTGTCCGTGTCGCGGGACCGGGACGCGGCCATGGAATTTCCCAAACGCCAGGTGGCCCACTCGATCCCCCAGTGGGAGGGGCTCCGGTTCACCCCCGCCGAGTACGCCAGGCTCGGCGTGGAACGGCAACGCGTGCTCGATCTCAAGGACGCCTTCGCCCAGGGAGCCACCATCGAGGAGGCCGCGGCCCTGGTTACGGAGGAGATGGTCCTGTCCTACTACGTTGCCGGCACCCCCGCCGAAGTGGCGGACCAGGTCCTGGAGTTGGCCGGCCAGGCTCAGGAAATGGGTTACGACGAGATTGCTTTCGCCAAGCTCGGCCCCGACTACGAGGAGGCCATCGAAATGCTGGCGGAGAGCGTGATGCCGCGGCTGAAGGGATAG
- a CDS encoding undecaprenyl-diphosphate phosphatase → MSPTLTLATLGILQGLTEFLPVSSSGHLVLLQPWLPGFREPGVLFHATVHLATLGAVLLYFRNDVAVLAHAAVSPRGSDPASVRLLGLVVTGTLPTALIGLLFKDGLERLFGSVPTAASMLLVTGALLVATDRARGHGADIQRMRVWHALLIGLVQGLAIIPGLSRSGATVAAGVLSGLGRDLALRYSFLLSIPAILGAFTLQLLSHGLDGTRDVNEMGYAVAFLAAFTTGYLGIAVLLRVLLSRRLTWFALYCWALGLTVLMTRSLSA, encoded by the coding sequence GTGAGCCCTACCCTGACTCTTGCAACGCTCGGAATCCTTCAAGGGCTCACCGAGTTCCTGCCGGTCAGCAGTTCCGGCCATCTCGTCCTGCTTCAGCCGTGGCTGCCCGGCTTCCGGGAACCCGGCGTATTGTTCCATGCGACCGTGCACTTGGCAACGCTCGGCGCGGTGCTGCTCTATTTTCGCAACGATGTCGCGGTGTTGGCTCACGCCGCCGTGAGCCCCCGTGGTTCCGACCCGGCCTCCGTCCGCCTTCTCGGGCTCGTCGTGACCGGTACTCTGCCCACGGCCTTGATCGGCCTGCTCTTCAAGGACGGACTGGAGCGCCTTTTCGGCAGCGTGCCCACCGCGGCGAGCATGCTGCTGGTGACGGGTGCCCTGCTCGTGGCCACGGACCGTGCGCGCGGCCACGGCGCGGATATCCAAAGAATGCGCGTTTGGCATGCGCTGCTCATCGGCCTCGTCCAGGGCCTGGCGATCATACCCGGACTGTCGCGCTCCGGAGCCACCGTTGCCGCCGGTGTCTTGAGCGGTCTCGGTCGTGACCTCGCCCTGCGTTACTCGTTCCTGCTTTCCATCCCCGCGATCCTGGGAGCGTTCACGCTCCAGCTCCTGTCTCACGGGTTGGACGGGACTCGGGACGTCAACGAGATGGGGTACGCGGTGGCCTTCCTGGCCGCGTTCACGACCGGCTACCTCGGTATCGCGGTGCTGTTGAGGGTGCTGCTGTCACGCCGGCTCACCTGGTTCGCGCTCTACTGCTGGGCCTTGGGCCTCACCGTGCTCATGACCAGGAGCCTGTCGGCATAG
- a CDS encoding LLM class F420-dependent oxidoreductase: MELGLSLFSTELSGPVGDIAREAETLGFESLWFPEHMLIPVHYESRYKRTPDGKVPESFGHLPDPFIAAAMAAQATERLRVATGICILPQREVIATAKAAATLDRHSGGRLIMGVGAGWFPEEAAILGVTAFQRRWQALREGVEALRVLWTHEDAEYSGEFVRFPPVRVFPKPLQKPHPPIHLGVHDPRYAPRRVARYADGWCPGDLPVDEAADAVASVRRAAVEGGRDPDGIEFSVVLTPSGDFPSLDDMARYRAAGMRRIILRVMEATTGSGVEAVRRLYPFIERAQRIGPS; the protein is encoded by the coding sequence ATGGAGTTGGGTCTGTCCCTTTTTTCGACGGAGTTGTCGGGTCCCGTGGGCGACATCGCCCGGGAGGCCGAGACTCTGGGCTTCGAGTCCCTGTGGTTTCCCGAGCACATGCTCATCCCGGTCCACTACGAATCGCGCTACAAGCGCACCCCGGACGGCAAGGTGCCCGAGTCCTTCGGACACCTGCCCGATCCCTTCATCGCCGCGGCCATGGCCGCCCAGGCCACCGAGCGCCTGCGCGTGGCCACCGGCATCTGCATCCTGCCGCAACGCGAAGTCATCGCCACCGCCAAGGCGGCGGCCACGCTGGATCGCCACAGCGGCGGACGCCTCATCATGGGAGTGGGCGCCGGCTGGTTTCCGGAGGAAGCGGCGATCCTCGGCGTGACGGCATTCCAGCGCCGGTGGCAGGCGTTGCGCGAGGGGGTCGAGGCGTTGCGCGTGCTGTGGACCCATGAAGACGCCGAGTACAGCGGCGAGTTCGTGCGCTTCCCGCCGGTGCGGGTCTTCCCCAAGCCGCTCCAGAAGCCGCATCCGCCGATCCACCTGGGGGTGCACGACCCCCGCTACGCGCCCAGGCGGGTGGCGCGGTACGCCGACGGCTGGTGTCCGGGGGATCTGCCCGTGGACGAGGCCGCCGACGCGGTGGCCAGCGTGCGGCGTGCGGCCGTCGAAGGCGGACGCGATCCGGACGGCATCGAGTTCTCGGTGGTGCTGACTCCCTCCGGAGACTTTCCCTCGCTGGACGACATGGCCCGCTACCGCGCGGCGGGCATGCGCCGCATCATCCTGCGCGTGATGGAGGCCACCACGGGAAGTGGGGTGGAAGCGGTGCGGCGGCTGTATCCCTTTATCGAGCGGGCGCAGCGGATCGGACCGAGTTGA